A DNA window from Strix aluco isolate bStrAlu1 chromosome 6, bStrAlu1.hap1, whole genome shotgun sequence contains the following coding sequences:
- the RAB17 gene encoding ras-related protein Rab-17 isoform X1, whose translation MPRTGALGGEQGFGKGMAQKAVPGTSLEGIRPTYMYKVVLLGSTSVGKSSLAYRYVKNDFRDSLPTVGCSFFTQMLNLEVASVKFEIWDTAGQEKYHSVCHLYYRGARAALLVYDITNKETFNRAKLWLRDLEKEFLPDEIVIALVGNKTDLAGEREVATEEGEEFARTKGLLFMETSAKSNHQVNDTFMAIAQELLQREREEASHHGLLTANLEESRTGTRCC comes from the exons ATGCCACGGACCGGAGCGCTGGGAGGAGAGCAAGGCTTCGGGAAG GGCATGGCACAGAAAGCAGTGCCGGGCACCTCCCTGGAAGGGATTCGTCCCACCTACATGTACAAGGTGGTTCTCTTGGGGAGCACATCAGTGGGAAAGTCAAGCCTAGCCTACCGATATGTGAAAAATGACTTCAGGGATTCGCTGCCAACTGTGGGAT GCTCCTTCTTCACACAAATGCTCAATCTGGAGGTAGCCTCCGTCAAGTTTGAGATCTGGGACACAGCAGGCCAGGAGAAGTACCACAGCGTCTGCCACCTCTACTACCGGGGTGCCCGTGCTGCTCTCCTCGTTTACGACATCACTAACAAG gAAACATTCAACAGAGCAAAGCTGTGGCTGAGGGACCTAGAGAAGGAATTCCTTCCTGATGAAATAGTTATTGCTTTGGTGGGCAATAAGACGGACCTTGCTGGTGAGCGAGAAGTTGCCACCGAG GAGGGGGAAGAGTTTGCAAGGACCAAAGGCCTTCTGTTCATGGAGACATCTGCAAAATCCAACCACCAAGTAAATGATACCTTTATGGCCATAG CGCAAGAGCTCCTGCAGCGGGAACGAGAGGAGGCATCCCATCATGGGCTGTTAACAGCCAACCTGGAGGAGAGCAGGACAGGAACAAGGTGCTGCTGA
- the RAB17 gene encoding ras-related protein Rab-17 isoform X2, translated as MAQKAVPGTSLEGIRPTYMYKVVLLGSTSVGKSSLAYRYVKNDFRDSLPTVGCSFFTQMLNLEVASVKFEIWDTAGQEKYHSVCHLYYRGARAALLVYDITNKETFNRAKLWLRDLEKEFLPDEIVIALVGNKTDLAGEREVATEEGEEFARTKGLLFMETSAKSNHQVNDTFMAIAQELLQREREEASHHGLLTANLEESRTGTRCC; from the exons ATGGCACAGAAAGCAGTGCCGGGCACCTCCCTGGAAGGGATTCGTCCCACCTACATGTACAAGGTGGTTCTCTTGGGGAGCACATCAGTGGGAAAGTCAAGCCTAGCCTACCGATATGTGAAAAATGACTTCAGGGATTCGCTGCCAACTGTGGGAT GCTCCTTCTTCACACAAATGCTCAATCTGGAGGTAGCCTCCGTCAAGTTTGAGATCTGGGACACAGCAGGCCAGGAGAAGTACCACAGCGTCTGCCACCTCTACTACCGGGGTGCCCGTGCTGCTCTCCTCGTTTACGACATCACTAACAAG gAAACATTCAACAGAGCAAAGCTGTGGCTGAGGGACCTAGAGAAGGAATTCCTTCCTGATGAAATAGTTATTGCTTTGGTGGGCAATAAGACGGACCTTGCTGGTGAGCGAGAAGTTGCCACCGAG GAGGGGGAAGAGTTTGCAAGGACCAAAGGCCTTCTGTTCATGGAGACATCTGCAAAATCCAACCACCAAGTAAATGATACCTTTATGGCCATAG CGCAAGAGCTCCTGCAGCGGGAACGAGAGGAGGCATCCCATCATGGGCTGTTAACAGCCAACCTGGAGGAGAGCAGGACAGGAACAAGGTGCTGCTGA